A region from the Desulfomarina profundi genome encodes:
- the tpiA gene encoding triose-phosphate isomerase, with the protein MRKPLIAGNWKMHMTSAEGCGLAARVAESCVGLTDREVLLAPPYTMMAEVARVLEKSSVIISSQNICWEEKGAFTGEISPVMVKDAGGSGAIVGHSERRQIFMETDNLVNQRVKGALRFDLLTILCIGETLEQREGGETNAVLEAQLRRGLEGVSSSDMINVVIAYEPVWAIGTGKTASKEQAQEVHLFLRKLIAEIYEKNIAEQTRILYGGSVKPTNVDELMAQPDIDGALVGGAALDAESFGRIINFES; encoded by the coding sequence ATGAGGAAACCACTGATTGCAGGAAACTGGAAGATGCATATGACCTCGGCAGAGGGATGCGGGCTGGCGGCCAGGGTGGCTGAAAGCTGCGTGGGTCTGACTGATCGGGAGGTACTTCTAGCTCCGCCATATACAATGATGGCTGAGGTTGCCCGTGTTCTTGAAAAGAGCTCTGTCATAATCAGTTCTCAGAATATCTGCTGGGAAGAAAAAGGCGCGTTTACCGGAGAAATTTCTCCTGTAATGGTAAAAGATGCCGGTGGAAGTGGTGCGATTGTCGGTCATTCCGAGCGTCGTCAGATTTTCATGGAAACTGATAACCTGGTGAATCAAAGAGTAAAAGGAGCACTTCGTTTTGATTTATTGACCATTCTCTGTATTGGTGAAACACTTGAGCAGCGTGAAGGAGGAGAAACCAATGCAGTCCTGGAAGCTCAGCTTCGTCGGGGACTTGAAGGGGTGAGCAGCTCGGATATGATAAATGTTGTAATTGCCTATGAACCGGTCTGGGCCATAGGTACAGGCAAGACTGCCTCAAAAGAGCAGGCGCAGGAGGTTCATCTCTTTCTTCGTAAACTTATTGCGGAAATATATGAAAAAAATATTGCCGAGCAAACAAGAATATTGTATGGTGGCTCGGTCAAACCCACGAACGTTGATGAATTGATGGCCCAGCCCGATATAGACGGGGCCCTTGTTGGTGGT
- a CDS encoding GNAT family N-acetyltransferase, with amino-acid sequence MIIRAALPADLEKIIAIEDDCPFGWSLEMVARELGSHTGIQLVAEKMPALSGWCCGIQVADEAELYRIAVSSLERKQGVAFQLLQEFEHQCACRNVSTVFLEVAEKNIPGRGLYEKSGYVQVGRRKNYYSRLSEDALVLKKNIL; translated from the coding sequence GTGATTATCCGTGCTGCTTTACCGGCAGACCTTGAAAAAATCATTGCAATTGAAGATGATTGTCCCTTTGGCTGGTCCCTGGAAATGGTGGCCCGGGAGTTAGGAAGTCATACCGGTATCCAACTGGTCGCGGAAAAAATGCCGGCTTTGTCCGGCTGGTGTTGTGGTATTCAGGTGGCGGATGAAGCGGAATTGTACAGAATTGCAGTTTCCAGCCTGGAAAGAAAACAGGGAGTTGCATTTCAGCTTCTGCAGGAATTCGAACACCAATGTGCCTGTAGAAATGTGTCTACAGTATTTCTTGAAGTAGCCGAAAAAAACATTCCCGGTCGTGGATTATATGAAAAATCGGGTTATGTTCAGGTGGGCAGGCGGAAAAATTATTACAGTCGACTATCTGAAGATGCCTTGGTCTTGAAAAAGAATATTCTTTAA
- a CDS encoding type I glyceraldehyde-3-phosphate dehydrogenase produces the protein MKLGINGLGRIGKLSLWHHVARKHFSGIVVNIGREVGCRLDDLASMLERDSTYGRLGTYLYGHKCPRVIEELNEEKGTMVIDGIPVTILRSSRNPKDISWQENGVSLVVDTTGVFTDPTADPDVERGALRGHMQAGAEKVVLSAPFKIKSKGLEMPEDAITTVMGINDEMYDSGQHSLISAASCTTTCLSYMIKPIMERVGADKILSASMVTVHAATGSQQVLDRLPKAGAVDLRKNRSILNNIILTTTGAAKALALVIPEMGSIGFMAESVRIPTSTGSLIVLVLNLQDDLDSPVKRGDINSIYREFSQNNSYLMFTEKHNVSSDILGAPAAAAIIEGSETHTRTAAIQVNLSQIKGCLAPGADPILNVPVTQAVVYGWYDNELGSYTNMLGDLVVKVAGEML, from the coding sequence ATGAAATTAGGTATCAATGGTCTGGGACGAATAGGAAAACTTTCCCTCTGGCATCATGTCGCGAGAAAACATTTCTCGGGAATTGTTGTCAATATTGGCCGCGAGGTCGGATGCAGGTTGGATGACCTGGCATCGATGCTGGAAAGAGACTCTACTTACGGACGGTTAGGGACCTATCTTTACGGACATAAATGCCCCCGGGTTATTGAAGAGCTGAATGAGGAGAAGGGAACCATGGTCATTGATGGTATTCCCGTTACTATTCTGCGTTCTTCGAGAAATCCGAAAGATATTTCCTGGCAGGAGAATGGCGTCAGTTTGGTCGTAGATACGACTGGAGTTTTTACAGATCCGACAGCAGATCCGGATGTTGAGCGAGGTGCCCTGCGTGGTCATATGCAAGCCGGTGCTGAGAAAGTTGTTCTTTCCGCACCTTTTAAGATTAAATCAAAAGGGTTGGAAATGCCGGAAGATGCCATTACTACTGTAATGGGGATTAATGACGAAATGTATGATTCTGGGCAGCACTCTCTCATTTCGGCCGCTTCCTGTACAACTACCTGCCTCTCTTATATGATTAAACCGATCATGGAAAGGGTTGGTGCTGATAAGATACTCAGTGCGTCCATGGTGACGGTCCATGCGGCAACAGGCAGTCAGCAGGTGCTTGACAGACTGCCCAAGGCGGGTGCAGTTGATCTCAGAAAGAATCGTTCCATACTGAACAATATTATCCTTACAACCACTGGAGCTGCCAAGGCTCTTGCTCTGGTTATTCCGGAAATGGGTTCCATCGGTTTCATGGCGGAGTCAGTCAGGATTCCCACGTCCACCGGCTCCCTGATAGTCCTTGTTTTAAACCTTCAGGATGATTTGGACAGTCCCGTAAAAAGAGGAGACATTAACTCTATTTATCGGGAATTTTCCCAGAATAATTCCTATCTGATGTTTACCGAAAAACACAATGTTTCCTCGGATATCTTGGGTGCTCCGGCAGCTGCCGCTATAATAGAAGGTTCTGAAACCCATACCCGGACGGCGGCAATACAGGTGAACCTTTCTCAGATCAAGGGATGCCTTGCTCCGGGAGCCGATCCCATTTTAAACGTTCCTGTCACTCAGGCCGTTGTTTATGGCTGGTATGATAACGAACTTGGCAGTTACACTAATATGCTTGGTGACCTGGTGGTGAAGGTCGCGGGAGAAATGCTGTAA
- the sfsA gene encoding DNA/RNA nuclease SfsA yields the protein MQFDAPLLPATLIRRYKRFLADVRLENGETLTVHCPNTGTMLSCSTPGSPVRLSISDNPKRKYPHTLEMVRDNGTWVGVNTSRTNKLVIEAIQRGLVPELSPFDAIRAEVKTSAGSRLDLMVSRGEKRTYVEIKNCSLAENGCAMFPDAKTVRGTKHLNELIRLKNEGHQTCIFFLVQRMDADRFSPASHIDPVYGETLMKANREGVQILVYQAEVTPEEITVVRNLPHDVA from the coding sequence ATGCAATTTGATGCCCCCCTCCTCCCGGCGACACTCATCAGAAGATACAAACGTTTTCTGGCAGATGTACGCCTGGAAAATGGCGAGACCCTTACAGTCCACTGCCCCAACACAGGTACCATGCTTTCCTGTTCCACGCCGGGCAGCCCGGTACGCCTATCCATATCGGACAACCCGAAAAGAAAATATCCCCACACCCTTGAAATGGTCCGGGACAATGGGACCTGGGTCGGAGTCAACACCTCCCGCACCAATAAACTCGTTATCGAAGCAATACAACGGGGACTCGTCCCGGAACTCTCTCCCTTTGATGCCATCAGAGCAGAAGTTAAAACCTCGGCCGGCAGCCGCCTTGACCTCATGGTCAGCAGAGGTGAAAAAAGAACTTATGTGGAAATAAAAAACTGCTCTCTGGCTGAAAATGGTTGTGCCATGTTTCCCGATGCGAAAACAGTGAGGGGCACAAAGCATCTGAATGAATTGATCAGACTGAAAAATGAGGGTCACCAGACCTGTATATTTTTTCTTGTGCAGAGAATGGATGCCGACAGATTTTCTCCCGCATCACATATTGATCCGGTTTACGGGGAAACATTAATGAAGGCAAACCGGGAAGGTGTACAGATTCTTGTCTACCAGGCAGAAGTAACGCCCGAAGAAATTACCGTCGTACGAAACCTCCCCCATGACGTTGCCTGA
- a CDS encoding dihydroorotase, with translation MKEILILRNGRVLDPGASLDAVKDIWIRDGIIVNPGKGMPESAEIVDVSGCWVVPGLIDMHVHLRDPGEEYKETIESGCRAAAAGGFTGVACMPNTNPVNDNGSVTRYICEEAQKAGFAHVYPVGAISQGSRGDKLAEYGEMKAAGAVAFTDDGLPVHDSQLMRRAMEYSLSHGSLIMSHAEESSLSRGGCMNEGETATRLGLQGIPNAAESIMVYRDIVLAELTGARVHISHVSTAESIELIRQGKARGVGVTAESAPHYFMLTEEAVTGYDTHAKMNPPLRSQKDLEAVRHALTDGTLDAIATDHAPHSVLEKDVEFNYAANGIVGLETALSLGLSLVREEVISPLRLVELMSTSPARILAVSGGSLAVGSPADITVIDPDKKFVFDAQKSFSKSANSPFSGWKLQGRAVLTLLGGKVTHRELSAP, from the coding sequence ATGAAAGAAATACTTATTTTGCGAAATGGTCGTGTTCTTGATCCCGGAGCTTCACTGGATGCAGTAAAGGATATCTGGATTCGGGATGGAATTATCGTCAATCCTGGAAAAGGGATGCCTGAGTCTGCCGAAATTGTTGATGTTTCCGGCTGCTGGGTCGTACCCGGTCTGATTGATATGCATGTTCATCTACGGGATCCGGGGGAGGAGTACAAGGAAACTATTGAAAGCGGCTGCCGGGCTGCTGCCGCTGGCGGATTTACAGGTGTTGCCTGCATGCCCAATACCAACCCTGTAAATGACAACGGTTCGGTTACACGTTACATCTGCGAAGAAGCGCAGAAAGCCGGGTTTGCCCATGTCTATCCGGTTGGTGCGATCAGCCAGGGCAGCAGGGGTGATAAACTTGCCGAATACGGAGAGATGAAGGCGGCGGGGGCGGTTGCCTTTACGGACGACGGTCTTCCTGTGCATGACAGTCAGTTGATGAGAAGGGCCATGGAGTACAGCCTCTCCCATGGCTCATTGATCATGTCTCACGCCGAAGAAAGTTCCCTGTCGCGTGGTGGGTGTATGAATGAAGGGGAGACAGCTACCAGGCTGGGGCTGCAGGGTATCCCCAATGCCGCTGAAAGTATCATGGTTTACCGGGATATCGTCCTGGCTGAACTTACCGGGGCACGGGTGCATATCTCCCATGTTTCTACGGCTGAGTCGATTGAGCTTATTCGGCAGGGCAAGGCAAGGGGGGTCGGGGTTACAGCGGAAAGTGCTCCGCATTATTTCATGCTGACCGAAGAGGCTGTGACTGGCTATGATACACATGCCAAGATGAACCCGCCCCTTCGTTCACAAAAGGATCTGGAGGCGGTTCGCCATGCACTGACGGATGGTACCCTGGATGCCATTGCCACTGACCATGCGCCCCACTCAGTGCTGGAAAAGGATGTGGAGTTCAATTATGCGGCCAACGGTATTGTCGGTCTTGAAACGGCACTGTCCCTGGGACTTTCCCTGGTCAGGGAAGAGGTGATATCCCCTTTGCGTCTTGTTGAACTGATGAGTACCAGTCCGGCCCGGATTCTTGCAGTTTCCGGCGGAAGCCTGGCGGTCGGATCTCCGGCTGACATAACTGTGATTGATCCGGATAAAAAATTTGTGTTTGATGCGCAAAAGAGCTTTTCCAAAAGTGCCAATTCCCCTTTTTCCGGCTGGAAGCTTCAGGGCAGGGCAGTTCTTACTCTGCTCGGTGGAAAAGTCACTCACAGGGAACTCTCGGCTCCATGA
- a CDS encoding aspartate carbamoyltransferase catalytic subunit yields MNPDENFQHSHIFGIEQFSVQDINHILATARSFKEIADRPIKKVPTLRGKTVINLFFEPSTRTRLSFEIAAKRMSADTFNISASTSSATKGETLTDTAKNLEAMSPDAIIIRHSSSGAPQLLAKHINASVLNAGDGTHEHPSQGLLDMMTVLEHKGQIEGLKIAIIGDISHSRVAMSDIIGFTRMGGHVHIAGPRTFMPPHIEKMGATVCESVREAVEDADVVMALRIQHERQNDSLIPSLREYARFYGINNQVLQAARPDAIVMHPGPVNRGVEMNPDVVDGKRSVILDQVSNGVAVRMALLYLVIGGSRSEQGGAQ; encoded by the coding sequence TTGAATCCGGATGAGAATTTTCAGCATTCACACATTTTTGGTATAGAACAGTTTTCCGTACAGGATATAAACCATATTCTTGCCACTGCTCGTTCCTTTAAGGAAATTGCCGACAGGCCGATTAAAAAAGTTCCTACCCTTCGCGGCAAAACAGTCATTAATCTTTTTTTTGAGCCATCAACAAGGACTCGCCTTTCATTCGAAATTGCCGCAAAGCGGATGAGTGCCGACACCTTTAATATTTCCGCATCAACAAGTTCGGCCACTAAAGGGGAAACCCTGACAGATACTGCGAAAAACCTTGAAGCCATGAGTCCTGATGCCATTATTATCCGCCACTCCAGCTCCGGAGCCCCACAGTTACTGGCAAAACATATTAATGCATCGGTGCTCAATGCAGGTGATGGAACCCACGAACATCCCAGCCAGGGATTACTCGACATGATGACTGTCCTGGAGCACAAGGGGCAGATCGAGGGACTGAAGATTGCCATAATTGGGGATATCAGTCACAGTCGTGTCGCCATGTCTGATATAATCGGTTTTACCAGAATGGGTGGGCATGTTCATATTGCGGGACCCAGGACATTTATGCCACCCCATATTGAAAAAATGGGCGCGACAGTCTGTGAATCAGTCAGGGAAGCTGTGGAGGATGCCGATGTGGTGATGGCCCTGCGTATTCAACATGAGCGGCAAAATGACTCTCTCATCCCGTCCCTTCGTGAATACGCCCGGTTTTATGGTATCAATAATCAGGTACTGCAGGCGGCCCGTCCTGACGCAATAGTTATGCATCCTGGTCCGGTCAATCGCGGTGTTGAGATGAATCCGGATGTTGTCGATGGCAAAAGATCAGTCATTCTCGATCAGGTGAGCAATGGCGTTGCTGTTCGAATGGCACTTTTATATCTGGTTATTGGTGGCAGCCGGAGTGAGCAGGGAGGGGCACAATGA
- the lepB gene encoding signal peptidase I: MRGRSLSGKNSSKSVFREYFEAIVIAVLLALFIRTFVVQAFKIPSGSMLPTLQIGDHLLVNKFIYGIKVPFSGKMIVPFKKISRGDVVVFRFPKDRSVDYIKRVIGTPGDTVEIKNKQVFVNGEPIDDPHAHISSSAILDKKVSPRDNFGPILVPEDRIFVMGDNRDNSYDSRFWGFVDQKDVLGKAFILYWSWDIKEPLFSFDRFASIRWGRIANLID; this comes from the coding sequence ATGAGGGGTAGGAGCTTGTCTGGAAAAAACAGTAGTAAATCTGTTTTCAGAGAATATTTTGAGGCAATAGTTATTGCAGTACTGCTTGCCTTATTTATCAGAACTTTTGTTGTTCAGGCCTTTAAGATACCATCCGGTTCCATGTTGCCGACGTTGCAGATAGGTGATCATCTTTTGGTGAACAAATTTATATATGGTATAAAAGTACCATTTTCCGGGAAAATGATTGTTCCTTTTAAAAAGATTTCCCGGGGTGATGTTGTTGTATTCCGGTTCCCGAAAGATCGTTCTGTGGACTATATAAAAAGAGTAATTGGTACTCCGGGAGATACCGTAGAAATAAAAAACAAACAGGTTTTTGTAAATGGTGAACCCATAGATGACCCCCATGCCCATATATCGTCATCGGCAATACTTGATAAAAAGGTGAGTCCAAGGGATAATTTCGGGCCGATCCTTGTTCCTGAAGATCGTATTTTTGTTATGGGAGACAACAGGGACAACAGTTATGACAGCAGGTTCTGGGGATTTGTTGATCAGAAAGATGTGCTCGGCAAGGCGTTTATACTTTACTGGTCCTGGGATATAAAAGAACCGTTGTTCTCCTTTGATCGTTTTGCCTCAATACGCTGGGGCCGGATTGCCAATCTCATAGATTAA